CCTGCCGACCCTCATGGGGCCGGCCGGCGACGACATCGGCTCGAACTCGTGGGTCGTCTCCGGAGCACACACCGCGACCGGGAAGCCCTTGCTCGCCAACGACCCGCACCTCGGCGCGGTGATGCCCTCGGTCTGGTACCAGGTCGGCCTGCGCTGCGCGGTCGTCGACGCCCAGTGCCCGTTCGACGTCGCCGGGTTCAGCTTCTCCGGGCTCCCCGGCGTGATCATCGGCCACAACGACCGCATCGCGTGGGGGTTCACCAACCTCGGGCCGGACGTGGCCGACCTCTATGTCGAGAAGGTCACCGGGAACACCTACGAGTACGACGGCGCGCAGGTGCCGCTGACCATCCGGCACGAGACGATCGCCGTCGCGGGAGGCCCCGCCGTGCGGATCACCGTCCGCTCGACCAGGCACGGCCCGATCATCACCGACCTCAGCGACGGCTACGGCGTGATCGCGAAGGACCAGGCCGGGAAGCTCGGCGTCCCTGCGCAGGAGTTCCAGCTCTCCCTGGAGTGGACCGCGCTCACCCCCGGGCCGACCGCCGGGGCGATCTTCGCGTTCGACATCGCCCACGACTGGGCGAGCTTCCGGGCCGCCGCGGCGTCGTTCCAGGTGCCGTCGCAAAACCTCCTCTACGCCGACGTGGACGGCAACATCGGCTACCAGGCGCCCGGTCTCATCCCGGTGCGCGCGAAAGGCGACGGGACCGTCCCGGTTCCCGGCTGGACCAGCGCGTACGGCTGGGTCGGGACGATCCCCTACGACCAGCTCCCGAGCGTGCTGAACCCGCCGAGCGGGTACATCGTGACGGCCAACAACGCCGCCGTCGGCCCGCAGTTCCCCGCGATGATCACGCAGGACTGGGACGCCGGCTACCGCGCGAACCAGATCCAGCTCCGCCTCACGAAGCTGCTGAACGCGGGGCACAAGGTGACGTCGGAGGACATGTCCACCATCCAGGCCGACACTTACGACGCCAACGCGGCCACGCTCACTCCCCTGCTCATCGCGATCGGCGCTAAGGCCGACCCGACCTCCGGGGTCGCCAAGGGCGCTGCGCTGCTGCGCGGCTGGAACTACCACGACGACGGCGACAGCGCCGCCGCGGCCTACTTCGCGGTGTTCTGGAAGAACCTGCTGGCCGACGCGTTCGGCCGCAAGCTCCCGTCCGACGCGCCCCCGACCGGAGGCGACCGCTGGTTCCAGGTCGTCCAGGCGCTCGTGAAGCAGCCGGACTCGGCGTGGTGGGCGGACAGCCGGCTCGGCACGCTCGACCGGGACGACATGATCGAGTACGCGGCGAACCAGGCCTGGAAGGAGACCCAGAGCACCCTCGGCGGCGACCCGAAGAGCTGGCGGTGGGACCGCCTGCACACCCTGGAGCTCACCAACGCGTCGTTCGGGTCGTCCGGAGTCGCACCGATCGAGTGGCTGTTCAACCGCGGGCCGTACCCGGTGAGCGGCGGGTCGAGCGTCGTGGACGCGACCGGCTGGGACGCCTCCGACGGCTACCAGGTCGACCGGGCGCCGTCGATGCGGATGGTGGTCGACCTCGCCGACTTCGACCGCAGCACCTGGATCAACCTCACCGGCGCATCAGGGCACGCGTTCGACTCCCACTACGCCGACCAGGCGCGCCTCTGGGCGGTCGGCCAGACCCGCCCCTGGCCGTTCTCACCGAAGGCCACGCGCACCGCCGCGACCCAAACCCTCACCCTCACCCCCTGAAAAGCATCGAGGGGCACGTTGTTGTCGCTTTTCGGCGCGAAAAGTGACAACAACGTGCCCCTCGGTGGATGGGGGTGCGCGGTCAGCGGGCGGTGGGCCAGTTGCGCTCGGCGTCACCGACGTAGAGCTGCTGCGGGCGGCCGATCTTGGTGCTCGGGTCCTGCGTCATCTCGCGCCAGTGGGCGATCCAGCCCGGGAGGCGGCCGATCGCGAACAGGACGGTGAACATCCGGGTCGGGAAGCCCATCGCCTTGTAGATCACGCCGGTGTAGAAGTCCACGTTCGGGTAGAGGCGGCGGTCGACGAAGTACTGGTCGGCGAGCGCGACCTCCTCGAGCTCCTTCGCGATGTCGAGCAGCGGGTCGTGCACGCCGAGGGCGGCGAGCACCTCGTCGGCCGACTGCTTCACGAGCCGGGCGCGCGGGTCGAAGTTCTTGTAGACGCGGTGCCCGAAGCCCATCAGCTTGACGCCGGACTCCTTGTTCTTGACCCGCTCGACGAACTTCTGGACACTCTCGCCGGAGTCGCGGATGTCCGCGAGCATCTGCAGGACGGCCTCGTTCGCGCCGCCGTGCAGCGGACCGTAGAGTGCGTTGATGCCGGCCGAGACCGAGGCGAACAGGTTCGCTTGCGTGGAGCCGACCAGGCGGACGGTCGAGGTGGAGGCGTTCTGCTCGTGGTCCTCGTGCAGGATCAGCAGGCGCTCCAGCGCCCGCGAGAGAACCGGGTTCACCTCGTACGGCTCGGCCATGGTGCCGAAGTTGAGCCGCAGGAAGTTGTCCACGAAGCTCAGCGAGTTGTCCGGGTAGATGAACGCCTGGCCGATGCTCTTCTTGTGCGCGTACGCCGCGATCACGGGCAGCTTGGCGAGCAGGCGGATGGTCGAGAGCTCCACCTGCTCCGGGTCGCTGACGCTGAGCGAGTCCTGGTAGAAGGTCGACAGCGCCGAGACGGCGCTGGAGAGCACCGACATCGGGTGCGCGTCGTGCGGCAGCGCGCTGAAGAAGCGGCGGAGGTCCTCGTGCAGCAGGGTGTGGCGGCGGATGCGCTCGTCGAAGTCGGCGAGCTCGGCCGGCGTCGGCAGCTCGCCGTGGATGAGCAGCCAGGCGACCTCGAGGAACGTCGAGTTCTCGGCGACCTGCTCGATCGGGTAGCCGCGGTAGCGCAGGATTCCCGCATCGCCGTCGATGTAGGTGATCGCCGAGCGCGTGGCGGCGGTGTTGACGAAGCCGTAGTCCAGGCTGGTGAGCCCGGTCTGCTTGGTCAGGCTGGAGAGGTCGATGCTCGACGCGCCCTGCGTGCTCGGCAGGATCGGGAACTCCGCGACGCCGCCGGGGTAGCTCAGCCGGGCGGTGGCCGCGTCCTGGGCGGGTCCGCGCTGCTCCGCCTGCGGCTGCGCGGCAGTCCGATCGGTGCCGGCCTGCTCGGTGCCGAGTCCGCTCACAACGCCTCCTGAGTGGTTTGGGGATGCTTCGCGTGCCGATCGTGTCGACGACGCAGTGAAGCCGTGCTCGTACAGCCTAGCCAACCCACACGACAACTGTCGCATCGGGCAAAGGCTGCGGAGACCCTTTAGAGGGTGTCTCCAAAGGCGCGCAACCGGGAGGCCGCGGCGGCGATCCGCTCGTCCGTGGCTGTGAGCGACAGGCGCACATGCTCCGCATTGTGGTCGCCGTAGAATACGCCGGGACCGGCCAGGATGCCGAGGTCCGCGAGCCGGCCGATGCTCTCCCAGGCGTCGCGTCCCTCGGTCGCCCAGAGGTAGAGCCCGGCCTCGCTGCGGTCGATGCGGAAGCCCGCGGCCTCCAGCGCGGGCTTCAGCAGCG
This genomic stretch from Leifsonia sp. EB41 harbors:
- a CDS encoding penicillin acylase family protein, which codes for MGDDTPRLRLHHRVLRTLGVTLAVLLVLVLLAGGLAVWTVTLSFPQTSGSLQVHGLSAPVTVTRDSAGVPQITARTADDLFRAQGYVHAQDRFWEMDFRRHVTAGRLSELFGASQIPTDTFIRTLGWRDVAEQEVKQLDKTSLRYYQDYADGVNAYLNTHSGPQLSLEYAILGIQNPDYHPEQWTPADSIAWLKAMAWDLRSNLEDEIDRALLATKLTPQQIAELHPAYDYSAHPTITALGGGTPATMTPDAAPAGSTASASAAAGDADATAALAGVPTAQYQNRLEQAASSLDSLPTLMGPAGDDIGSNSWVVSGAHTATGKPLLANDPHLGAVMPSVWYQVGLRCAVVDAQCPFDVAGFSFSGLPGVIIGHNDRIAWGFTNLGPDVADLYVEKVTGNTYEYDGAQVPLTIRHETIAVAGGPAVRITVRSTRHGPIITDLSDGYGVIAKDQAGKLGVPAQEFQLSLEWTALTPGPTAGAIFAFDIAHDWASFRAAAASFQVPSQNLLYADVDGNIGYQAPGLIPVRAKGDGTVPVPGWTSAYGWVGTIPYDQLPSVLNPPSGYIVTANNAAVGPQFPAMITQDWDAGYRANQIQLRLTKLLNAGHKVTSEDMSTIQADTYDANAATLTPLLIAIGAKADPTSGVAKGAALLRGWNYHDDGDSAAAAYFAVFWKNLLADAFGRKLPSDAPPTGGDRWFQVVQALVKQPDSAWWADSRLGTLDRDDMIEYAANQAWKETQSTLGGDPKSWRWDRLHTLELTNASFGSSGVAPIEWLFNRGPYPVSGGSSVVDATGWDASDGYQVDRAPSMRMVVDLADFDRSTWINLTGASGHAFDSHYADQARLWAVGQTRPWPFSPKATRTAATQTLTLTP
- a CDS encoding citrate synthase, with translation MSYPGGVAEFPILPSTQGASSIDLSSLTKQTGLTSLDYGFVNTAATRSAITYIDGDAGILRYRGYPIEQVAENSTFLEVAWLLIHGELPTPAELADFDERIRRHTLLHEDLRRFFSALPHDAHPMSVLSSAVSALSTFYQDSLSVSDPEQVELSTIRLLAKLPVIAAYAHKKSIGQAFIYPDNSLSFVDNFLRLNFGTMAEPYEVNPVLSRALERLLILHEDHEQNASTSTVRLVGSTQANLFASVSAGINALYGPLHGGANEAVLQMLADIRDSGESVQKFVERVKNKESGVKLMGFGHRVYKNFDPRARLVKQSADEVLAALGVHDPLLDIAKELEEVALADQYFVDRRLYPNVDFYTGVIYKAMGFPTRMFTVLFAIGRLPGWIAHWREMTQDPSTKIGRPQQLYVGDAERNWPTAR